One Camelina sativa cultivar DH55 chromosome 3, Cs, whole genome shotgun sequence genomic window carries:
- the LOC104776100 gene encoding auxin-responsive protein SAUR36-like, whose amino-acid sequence MAGGGLVKCSKIRHIVRLRQMLRRWRNKARLSSVTRCVPSDVPSGHVAVCVGNDCRRFVVRASYLNHPILSNLLVQAEEEFGFANQGPLVIPCEESVFEEAIRFISRSDSSRGSTRFTCPDDLQKCNGAGGIKIKSKMDLLIESRPLLHGAVEKAIW is encoded by the coding sequence atggCAGGAGGAGGTTTAGTAAAATGCAGCAAGATCCGTCACATTGTGAGACTGAGGCAAATGCTCAGGCGATGGCGTAACAAAGCGAGGTTGTCTTCGGTCACCCGTTGTGTACCGTCGGATGTTCCATCAGGACACGTGGCAGTCTGTGTGGGTAACGATTGTAGGAGATTCGTGGTGCGCGCGTCGTACCTGAACCATCCGATCTTGAGCAATCTCCTGGTTCAAGCTGAGGAGGAGTTCGGTTTCGCTAACCAAGGACCGTTGGTTATCCCTTGCGAAGAATCGGTTTTCGAAGAAGCGATCCGGTTTATTTCTCGGTCTGATTCGTCTCGAGGGTCAACCCGGTTTACTTGTCCTGACGATCTTCAGAAATGTAACGGAGCAGGaggaatcaaaatcaaaagcaagATGGATCTGTTGATTGAATCTCGACCGTTGCTTCACGGCGCCGTTGAGAAAGCCATCTGGTGA